From the genome of Hyperolius riggenbachi isolate aHypRig1 chromosome 9, aHypRig1.pri, whole genome shotgun sequence, one region includes:
- the LOC137532407 gene encoding piggyBac transposable element-derived protein 4-like translates to MASSSRRRLTAEALTELEDSDLQSLADSSDSDAPGDLSSDPDSDSDCDSITSEVSDVRVWCPIDLSQAPPPPPRFPFTGEPGLKKECECNPLAYLQLFFSEAVIERIVEETNRYATQQLATPQGPFSRSRTWEPVTAADIWLFLGLIILQGVVGKPLQKWYWSTNKIIATPFFGTVMSEYRFSLIMKFLHFSNNETFDESTHPAPKLKKIWEVYQMVVENFRTTYVPQRDISVDESLMAYKGRLSWLQYIASKQARFGIKSYTLCESSTGYIWNTILYTGKGTKFCPRFSEFGVATSSVLFLLEPLLDKGYCLTTDFYTSPELSEILIKHKTDIYGTVRPNRREMPSAFAKQKLKTGDIAAWQKGKMLALRWWDKKDVCLLSTVHDTSTVPTRTRGGKDIVKPQVVVDYNHTMGGVDKADQAVTFYPAVRKQQKKYYKKIFRHLLEQSIWNAYILHKQGSDRPVMHADFIWKLCECICLKAHTHIRP, encoded by the coding sequence ATGGCATCATCCTCCAGAAGGCGTCTCACCGCGGAAGCGCTgacggagttggaggacagcgatctgcagtcactggcggactccagtgacagcgacgcacctggggatctgtcatccgacccagatagcgacagcgacTGCGACTCCATCACCAGCGAAGTTAGTGATGTCCGGGTTTGGTGCCCCATCGACCTTTCTCAGGCTCCGCCACCGCCCCcacgtttcccttttactggggagcctggcctgaagaaGGAATGCGAGTGCAACCCCCTGGCATATCTGCAGCTTTTCTTCTCGGAGGCGGTTATTGAGAGGATAGTGGAGGAGACTAATCGCTATGCGACCCAACAATTGGCTACTCCTCAAGGACCCTTTTCCAGAAGCAGGACCTGGGAGCCGGTAACAGCAGCGGATATTTGGCTGTTTTTGGGCCTGAtcattctgcagggagtggtggggaagcccctgcagaaatggtactggaGCACGAATAAGATCATTGCAACCCCCTTCTTCGGTACAGTTATGTCCGAGTACCGTTTTTCCCTTATAATGAAATTTCTCCACTTTTCCAACAATGAAACTTTTGATGAGTCGACTCACCCtgctccaaaactaaaaaaaatctgggaggtctACCAGATGGTGGTGGAAAATTTTAGGACCACGTATGTGCCACAGAGGGACATCAGCGTGGACGAGAGCCTGATGGCCTATAAGGGGAGGCTGAGCTGGCTCCAATATATTGCTTCAAAGCAGGCCCGCTTTGGGATAAAATCATACACGCTATGCGAGTCAAGTACCGGATACATCTGGAATACTATTTTGTATACGGGAAAAGGCACAAAATTTTGTCCCAGGTTTAGCGAGTTTGGAGTGGCGACATCGTCTGTATTGTTCCTTCTGGAGCCTTTGTTGGACAAAGGCTACTGTCTCACCACAGATTTCTACACCTCCCCTGAACTGTCTGAGATTCTTATAAAGCATAAGACTGACATCTATGGCACTGTTAGGCCTAACAGGAGGGAGATGCCGTCGGCCTTTGCCAAGCAGAAGCTGAAGACTGGGGacatagctgcttggcagaaaggGAAGATGTTAGCCCTCCGGTGGTGGGACAAAAAAGAcgtctgtctcctctctactgttcatgacacctccactgtccccaccaGAACGAGAGGAGGAAAAGATATTGTAAAACCGCAGGTCGTGGTGGACTATAACCACACCATGGGTGGTGTGGACAAAGCTGACCAGGCGgtgaccttttatcctgctgtcaggaaacagcagaaaaagtattaTAAGAAGATTTTCCGGCACCTACTGGAACAAAGCATTTGGAATGCATACATTCTGCACAAGCAGGGAAGTGACAGGCCAGTGATGCACGCTGACTTCATCTGGAAACTGTGCGAATGTAtctgtctaaaggctcatacacacatcagaccatag